In Saccharicrinis fermentans DSM 9555 = JCM 21142, a genomic segment contains:
- a CDS encoding type 1 periplasmic-binding domain-containing protein has product MKLNLLSFDQYNTFDFIKPSLIAITQLIIQIGDGAVNILLGKLNLTANGITKKILDTGFIARKSSTS; this is encoded by the coding sequence ATGAAATTAAATTTGCTAAGCTTTGACCAATATAATACGTTTGATTTTATAAAACCTTCTCTAATAGCTATAACACAGCTTATTATTCAAATTGGGGATGGTGCTGTAAATATACTTTTAGGAAAATTAAACTTAACAGCGAATGGAATAACTAAAAAAATACTTGATACAGGTTTTATCGCTCGTAAATCCAGTACGAGTTAG
- a CDS encoding MFS transporter translates to MIKKGNREGHPAFWVPSVYFAMGLPFIAIAQASALMYKNMGISDTQIALWTSLIMLPWTLKPLWSPVLEMFKTKKHFVVATQLVTGITFALVALSLPLNHFFSYSIALLGVIAFSGSTHDIATDGLYLSVLSPKLQAKYIGWQGAAYNVAKIVSAGGVVYLAGVLEESLGVKYAWMIVMGIYGGVMFMLGLYHIKMLPSGGEATEVKSFSEGVETLVDVIKTFFQKKFIGWYIMFIVLFRFAEGFAIKIAPLFFKAANTEGGLDLPTKEIGLVYGTFGAAAFVLGSLLGGYFISSKGLKRTLFKLALVFNIPFGVYLFLAFYQPENIYIISGAVIVEYFGYGFGFVGLMLFMMQQIAPGKYKTAHYAFASGIMNLGFMIPSMLSGYLSDLLGYKVFFIWVLVATVPALLVAYFVPFTYEDPEKNQNDVKRNKEIDYVE, encoded by the coding sequence ATGATAAAAAAAGGAAATAGGGAAGGGCATCCTGCTTTTTGGGTTCCCTCGGTATATTTTGCAATGGGATTACCATTTATTGCCATTGCTCAGGCATCTGCTTTGATGTATAAAAACATGGGTATAAGTGATACGCAAATTGCTTTGTGGACCTCCTTGATCATGCTTCCATGGACATTGAAGCCCCTGTGGAGTCCAGTTTTAGAGATGTTTAAAACAAAAAAGCATTTTGTGGTAGCGACTCAGTTGGTTACAGGAATTACCTTTGCTTTAGTTGCTTTGTCTTTACCATTGAATCATTTTTTTAGTTATTCCATAGCATTGTTAGGGGTAATTGCATTTAGTGGTTCTACGCATGATATTGCAACAGATGGTCTTTATCTAAGTGTCCTTTCTCCTAAGTTACAAGCTAAATACATTGGTTGGCAGGGGGCCGCTTATAATGTTGCTAAAATTGTATCTGCAGGAGGGGTGGTCTATTTAGCTGGAGTTTTAGAGGAGTCTTTGGGGGTTAAATATGCTTGGATGATTGTGATGGGTATTTATGGTGGAGTAATGTTTATGTTGGGATTGTATCATATTAAAATGTTACCAAGTGGAGGTGAAGCTACAGAAGTAAAGTCGTTTAGCGAGGGAGTGGAAACATTGGTGGATGTGATAAAGACGTTTTTTCAGAAAAAATTTATCGGTTGGTATATCATGTTTATTGTTCTGTTTCGATTTGCCGAAGGATTTGCCATTAAAATTGCACCATTGTTTTTTAAGGCTGCTAATACCGAGGGGGGGTTAGATCTTCCAACCAAGGAAATTGGTTTGGTTTATGGAACATTTGGTGCCGCAGCTTTTGTTTTAGGATCCCTACTGGGAGGCTATTTTATCTCCTCCAAAGGTTTGAAAAGAACACTCTTTAAATTGGCATTGGTTTTTAATATACCATTTGGAGTTTACTTGTTCTTGGCTTTTTATCAACCCGAAAATATTTATATAATTTCAGGAGCTGTGATAGTAGAATATTTTGGATATGGCTTTGGTTTTGTGGGTCTTATGTTGTTTATGATGCAGCAGATTGCGCCTGGAAAATATAAAACAGCCCATTATGCTTTTGCGTCAGGAATCATGAATTTAGGCTTTATGATTCCATCGATGTTAAGTGGTTATTTAAGTGATTTATTAGGATATAAAGTGTTTTTTATCTGGGTTTTAGTGGCTACGGTTCCTGCTTTATTGGTGGCTTATTTTGTGCCGTTTACCTACGAGGATCCAGAAAAGAATCAGAATGATGTTAAAAGGAATAAAGAAATAGATTATGTTGAGTAA
- a CDS encoding GH92 family glycosyl hydrolase, whose translation MKRLHIYISLSVLAFFSCQNKNVDLTKEGHILTSYVDPFIGTDGPGNTYPGAVMPWGMVQLSPDNGLAGWDRIAGYYWQDSTIAGFSHKHLSGTGAGDLYDILIMPYNSRFTKDLWPDQKEYRPYAQFSHDQEEAVPGYYAVDLLSSGIKAELTTTERVGLHRYTFPKDKESKILLDLGYKLNWDEPTETYLKLEDEHTIVGYRYSTGWAPDQREHFVLKISRPIKNIVFYAGEEKVDAHKVKATKTKAEIIFSSDENEQVIIKLALSSHSIEGAKRNMESECPDWDFDQVKSSALRAWNRQLGMVEVKGSEDQKKIFYTNLYHCFLTPSLHADVDGMYKGADGHMHQAIGYEKMETFSLWDTYRTAHPLYTILAPEKVSDMVRSFLSHYDETGLLPVWSMAGNETNMMIGYHSVPVIVDAYFKGIPMNAQKAFEACKATAMSDAWSLKDYKKYGYVPADDQSNGHWSVSKTLEYAYDDGCIAVFAKALNKIEDYKYFKQRADNWKHLYDKESTFFRPRKKDGSFVKPFSPKEYTEYYCESNAWQYFWHVQHDIPGLIQLLGKKAFVAKLDSMFSYEHEAGDKLPIFSTGMIGQYAHGNEPSHHVAYLYNQIGQPEKTQKMVRKIIESQYSIKPDGYCGNEDCGQMSAWLVMSALGLYPVNPANGVYHLTSPWVEEATIHLPNGKNFSIKTKSKGENKILIDAVHLNGKEMEMLTITHQQLMDGGELLFMLK comes from the coding sequence ATGAAACGATTACATATATATATATCTTTGTCTGTTCTGGCTTTCTTTTCATGCCAGAATAAAAATGTTGACTTAACAAAGGAAGGCCATATTTTAACATCTTATGTTGATCCATTTATTGGTACTGATGGACCAGGGAATACTTATCCAGGTGCTGTTATGCCTTGGGGAATGGTACAACTAAGTCCGGATAATGGGCTGGCCGGCTGGGATAGAATAGCTGGTTATTACTGGCAGGATTCAACCATTGCAGGTTTTAGTCATAAGCATTTAAGTGGAACAGGTGCTGGTGATTTATATGATATATTGATAATGCCATATAATAGTAGGTTTACGAAGGATTTATGGCCTGATCAAAAGGAATATCGTCCTTACGCACAGTTTAGTCATGATCAAGAAGAGGCTGTTCCAGGCTATTACGCTGTTGATTTATTAAGTTCTGGTATAAAAGCTGAGTTGACGACCACTGAAAGAGTGGGCCTTCATCGGTACACTTTCCCCAAGGATAAGGAGTCTAAGATTTTATTGGATCTTGGATATAAATTAAACTGGGATGAGCCAACAGAAACGTATTTAAAATTAGAAGATGAGCATACTATTGTGGGATATCGATATTCCACGGGGTGGGCACCAGATCAGCGAGAGCATTTTGTTTTAAAAATATCCAGGCCAATAAAAAATATTGTTTTTTATGCGGGGGAAGAAAAAGTGGATGCACATAAAGTAAAAGCCACTAAAACAAAGGCCGAAATTATTTTTTCTTCAGATGAAAATGAGCAGGTAATCATTAAGTTAGCTTTGTCTTCTCACTCCATTGAGGGCGCAAAAAGAAATATGGAGTCGGAGTGCCCAGACTGGGATTTTGACCAAGTGAAGTCTTCTGCTTTAAGAGCGTGGAACAGACAGTTGGGAATGGTTGAAGTAAAGGGAAGTGAAGATCAAAAAAAGATATTTTATACCAATTTATACCACTGCTTTTTAACCCCGTCCTTGCACGCTGATGTGGATGGTATGTATAAGGGAGCGGATGGTCATATGCATCAGGCTATTGGGTATGAAAAAATGGAAACATTTTCGCTTTGGGATACTTATCGAACTGCACATCCTCTCTATACCATTCTGGCACCTGAAAAGGTCAGTGATATGGTACGGTCGTTTTTAAGTCACTATGATGAAACAGGCTTGCTCCCTGTTTGGAGTATGGCTGGTAATGAAACGAATATGATGATTGGTTACCATTCCGTTCCTGTTATTGTGGATGCCTATTTTAAAGGAATCCCAATGAATGCCCAAAAAGCATTTGAGGCCTGTAAAGCCACTGCCATGAGTGATGCATGGAGCTTGAAGGATTATAAGAAGTATGGGTATGTGCCGGCTGATGATCAAAGTAATGGACATTGGAGTGTGTCTAAAACACTAGAATATGCATATGATGATGGGTGCATCGCTGTTTTTGCAAAGGCATTAAATAAAATAGAAGATTACAAGTATTTTAAGCAGAGAGCCGATAATTGGAAGCATTTGTATGACAAGGAATCAACTTTCTTTCGACCAAGAAAGAAAGATGGCTCATTTGTTAAACCTTTTAGCCCCAAGGAATATACTGAGTATTATTGTGAGAGTAATGCCTGGCAGTATTTTTGGCATGTACAACACGATATTCCAGGTCTGATTCAACTGTTAGGTAAGAAAGCATTTGTGGCTAAACTAGATTCTATGTTTAGTTATGAACACGAAGCAGGTGATAAATTACCTATTTTTTCAACGGGTATGATAGGACAATATGCCCATGGTAATGAGCCTAGTCATCACGTAGCCTATTTGTATAATCAAATAGGGCAGCCCGAGAAGACACAGAAGATGGTTCGTAAGATCATAGAATCACAATATAGTATTAAACCGGATGGCTATTGTGGAAATGAGGACTGTGGACAGATGTCTGCTTGGCTGGTGATGTCTGCATTGGGTTTGTATCCGGTGAATCCTGCCAATGGTGTATACCACCTCACTTCACCTTGGGTGGAGGAAGCCACTATCCATCTGCCCAATGGTAAAAATTTCTCCATTAAAACGAAAAGTAAAGGAGAGAACAAAATATTGATAGACGCAGTTCATCTCAATGGAAAAGAAATGGAGATGTTGACAATTACCCATCAACAGTTAATGGATGGAGGAGAATTGCTTTTTATGTTGAAGTAA
- a CDS encoding LacI family DNA-binding transcriptional regulator — protein MKKNSIKDIAIELNVSVSTVSLVLNEKGDEKRISSITKRVL, from the coding sequence TTGAAGAAAAATTCGATAAAGGATATTGCTATAGAATTAAACGTTTCGGTTTCTACCGTTTCTCTGGTTTTGAATGAGAAAGGAGATGAGAAAAGGATTAGCAGTATTACCAAGCGCGTATTATAA
- a CDS encoding glucosamine-6-phosphate isomerase, which produces MVTRFSPVEELFFHKSGVKKTSTKIPYITVDNFPQLGMFTAFRFLEWVADNPEGVISLPTGKTPEYFIRWTQYLLENWNNAKGKKIREEHGLKIDKKPDLSKLHFVQIDEFYPVSSSQKNSFYHYVNEFYIKGFGLDPDRALLINCDQIPLVDGKKFAEVFPDSIVDLSLRYREAKSKKEKEQQDSIFMIDDWCVKYERKIREKGGIGFFLGGIGPDGHIAFNTRGSDHFSTTRLTGTNFETQAQAAGDLGGIEVSRNRLVITIGLESITYNKEAVAILFAAGEAKAPVVKNALESELSVLYPATVLQALPNSKFYITKSAGVKLKDSVEAYYKTGEWTKEKTERAIIDLCKRINKYGPKLELADLKSDPYCSMIPDLSLDTIQEVMESVQSKLLKGIQQEKNQVFYHTGPHHDDIPLGMQPHVNRILREPSNKSVFSVLTSGFTAVTNRFVTETLDCTKKLLDEGRIQMIKFPDFFESGYKYKWDKDVYHFLLHVASDESLERVRGLCHRVVRAIVEIWAVRDYEELRNTINAILSNIRDSYDGQKNPPKIQKLKGMIREFEEELVWAHSGVQVKNVRHLRLGFYTGDIFTEQPNRERDVTPILEEFRKEKPNVISLALDPEGSGPDTHYKVLQAIADAIRLWNKEADLSELRIWGYRNVWFKFAPSEANVMVPVSLNAMDVLDKSFSDCYLSQVNASFPSYELDGRFSTLAKNIWVEQLETVQYLLGKDYFYTHENPSIRASHGLIFFKEMNVEEFLLHARELEKSMEG; this is translated from the coding sequence ATGGTTACTAGATTTTCGCCCGTTGAAGAGCTATTCTTTCATAAATCAGGCGTTAAAAAAACAAGTACTAAAATACCGTATATTACGGTTGATAATTTTCCTCAGCTTGGAATGTTTACAGCATTTCGGTTTTTAGAGTGGGTTGCAGATAACCCAGAGGGTGTAATCAGTTTGCCTACAGGTAAAACGCCTGAGTATTTTATTCGTTGGACGCAATATTTGTTGGAGAATTGGAACAATGCAAAGGGGAAGAAAATTAGAGAAGAGCATGGTTTGAAAATTGACAAAAAACCGGATTTAAGTAAACTACATTTTGTTCAGATTGATGAATTTTATCCGGTGAGTTCTTCTCAGAAAAACAGTTTTTATCATTATGTAAATGAATTTTACATCAAGGGGTTTGGCCTTGATCCTGATCGGGCATTGTTGATTAATTGTGATCAGATTCCCTTGGTTGATGGCAAAAAATTTGCAGAGGTTTTTCCTGATAGTATTGTTGATTTGTCATTGCGTTATCGTGAGGCGAAAAGCAAAAAGGAAAAAGAGCAGCAGGACTCAATTTTTATGATTGATGATTGGTGTGTGAAGTATGAACGAAAAATTAGAGAAAAGGGTGGTATTGGATTCTTTTTGGGCGGTATTGGACCAGATGGACATATTGCTTTTAATACACGCGGTTCTGATCATTTTTCCACTACTCGTTTGACGGGTACCAATTTTGAAACGCAAGCACAGGCTGCCGGAGATCTTGGTGGTATTGAAGTGTCACGTAATCGTTTGGTTATTACCATAGGACTGGAGTCTATCACTTACAATAAGGAAGCTGTGGCGATTCTTTTTGCTGCTGGTGAAGCAAAGGCTCCTGTGGTAAAAAATGCCCTTGAAAGTGAGCTGTCGGTGTTATACCCTGCTACTGTGTTGCAGGCTTTGCCGAATAGTAAGTTCTATATTACCAAAAGTGCTGGTGTTAAGTTGAAAGATAGTGTTGAGGCTTACTACAAAACAGGTGAGTGGACAAAGGAAAAAACAGAGCGAGCTATTATTGATTTGTGTAAAAGAATTAATAAATATGGTCCTAAACTGGAACTTGCAGATCTGAAGTCGGATCCCTACTGCAGTATGATACCTGACTTATCGCTGGATACGATTCAGGAAGTGATGGAGTCTGTTCAGTCTAAATTATTGAAAGGAATACAACAGGAGAAAAATCAGGTTTTTTATCATACCGGACCGCATCATGATGATATACCGTTGGGTATGCAACCACATGTAAACAGAATACTGAGGGAGCCTAGTAATAAATCTGTTTTTTCGGTGCTTACTTCTGGGTTTACAGCGGTTACAAATCGTTTTGTGACTGAAACATTGGATTGTACCAAGAAATTATTGGATGAAGGAAGAATTCAGATGATTAAGTTTCCTGATTTTTTTGAATCAGGTTATAAGTACAAGTGGGACAAAGATGTGTATCATTTTCTTTTGCATGTGGCTTCAGATGAATCTTTGGAGAGAGTCAGGGGACTTTGTCACAGGGTGGTCAGAGCTATTGTTGAAATATGGGCTGTAAGAGATTATGAAGAGCTTAGAAATACTATCAATGCAATTTTATCTAATATACGCGATAGTTACGATGGACAAAAGAATCCGCCTAAAATACAGAAGTTAAAGGGCATGATTCGTGAGTTTGAGGAGGAACTGGTCTGGGCACACTCGGGAGTGCAAGTAAAAAATGTTCGTCACCTTCGTTTGGGTTTTTATACAGGAGATATCTTTACGGAGCAACCCAATAGAGAACGAGATGTTACACCTATCCTAGAAGAGTTTAGGAAAGAGAAACCTAATGTGATCAGCTTGGCATTGGATCCGGAAGGAAGTGGACCGGATACGCATTATAAGGTTCTTCAGGCCATTGCTGATGCTATCCGATTGTGGAATAAGGAAGCGGATTTGAGTGAACTGCGCATCTGGGGGTATCGAAATGTTTGGTTTAAATTTGCTCCCTCAGAGGCCAACGTTATGGTTCCTGTAAGTTTGAATGCCATGGATGTTTTGGATAAATCATTTAGTGATTGTTATTTGAGTCAGGTCAATGCTTCTTTTCCTAGTTATGAGTTGGATGGTAGATTTAGTACTCTGGCAAAAAATATTTGGGTAGAGCAATTGGAAACTGTTCAGTATTTGTTAGGTAAAGATTACTTCTATACACACGAAAACCCAAGCATCAGAGCCAGTCATGGACTGATCTTTTTTAAGGAGATGAATGTAGAAGAGTTTTTACTTCATGCACGAGAACTGGAAAAGTCAATGGAGGGTTAA
- a CDS encoding type 1 periplasmic-binding domain-containing protein, translating to MIASTQRNSLDIKNLIEMKFPFVLFDCHYPELNTDYVIADNKGGVIHAVNHLVEQGSKKIGFVTLHSEIEVLK from the coding sequence ATGATAGCATCGACACAAAGGAATAGTTTGGACATTAAGAACCTAATAGAGATGAAGTTTCCCTTTGTGTTATTTGATTGCCATTATCCCGAATTAAATACCGATTATGTAATTGCTGATAATAAAGGAGGTGTAATTCATGCAGTTAATCATCTTGTTGAGCAAGGTTCAAAAAAGATTGGTTTTGTAACTCTCCATAGTGAAATAGAGGTACTTAAGTAG
- a CDS encoding glycoside hydrolase family 130 protein — MLSKNRIPWQEKPEGSKDVMWRYSENPIIGRYETATSNSIFNSAVVPYEDGFAGVFRCDNKSVQMNIHAGFSEDGIHWNIEDDPIVMKEGNTSMIDSDYKYDPRVTFIEDRYWVTWCNGYHGPTIGIAYTFDFKEFFQCENAFLPFNRNGVLFPEKINGKYCMLSRPSDNGHTAFGNIHLSYSPDMKYWGEHRSVLKVTAFEDSAWQCLKVGAGGVPIKTHEGWLMFYHGVIKTCSGFRYSMGAALLDLEQPDKVLYRSQPYLLAPAVDYEQNGDVPNVIFPCASLHDEEGKVTVYYGAADSVVGIAFGRIPEIIEWLKNNSI; from the coding sequence ATGTTGAGTAAAAATAGAATTCCCTGGCAAGAAAAACCAGAAGGCAGTAAGGATGTTATGTGGCGGTATTCCGAGAATCCTATTATCGGAAGGTATGAAACAGCTACGTCTAATAGTATTTTTAATAGTGCTGTTGTTCCCTATGAAGATGGTTTTGCGGGTGTGTTTAGGTGTGATAATAAATCCGTACAAATGAATATACATGCAGGTTTTAGTGAAGATGGAATACATTGGAATATTGAGGATGACCCCATTGTGATGAAGGAAGGGAATACTTCTATGATAGATTCTGATTATAAATACGACCCGCGTGTTACTTTTATTGAGGATAGGTATTGGGTAACCTGGTGTAATGGTTATCATGGACCAACGATTGGTATTGCTTATACATTCGATTTTAAGGAATTTTTTCAGTGTGAAAATGCATTTTTACCTTTTAACAGAAATGGAGTGCTCTTTCCTGAGAAAATAAATGGGAAGTATTGTATGTTGAGCAGACCAAGTGATAATGGACATACTGCCTTTGGAAATATCCATTTAAGTTATAGTCCGGATATGAAATATTGGGGAGAGCATCGCTCTGTTTTAAAAGTAACTGCTTTTGAGGATAGTGCTTGGCAATGTCTGAAAGTAGGTGCGGGTGGTGTGCCTATTAAGACCCATGAGGGATGGCTGATGTTTTACCATGGAGTTATCAAAACATGTAGCGGGTTCCGTTATTCAATGGGAGCTGCTTTGTTAGATTTGGAACAGCCAGATAAAGTATTGTATCGCTCCCAACCATATTTGTTGGCCCCTGCGGTTGATTATGAGCAGAATGGTGATGTGCCCAACGTGATTTTTCCGTGTGCTTCATTGCACGACGAAGAAGGAAAAGTAACGGTGTACTATGGGGCCGCTGACTCTGTTGTGGGAATCGCCTTTGGTCGTATCCCTGAGATTATTGAGTGGTTAAAAAATAATTCTATCTAG